In the genome of Lathyrus oleraceus cultivar Zhongwan6 chromosome 4, CAAS_Psat_ZW6_1.0, whole genome shotgun sequence, the window GAACATGAAGTGGGTCAAATATCACATGATGTGTCTGGTTCATTTGGTCATGCCTTTTGGCTGATAAGTTGTTTTTTTCTATATGTCTTGTCATTAATTTGCAACTTTGATGGTAGTCTTATTTGTTTTCAAACCCTCTTTAGTCTACTACCACTCAATGAATGTTGTAATTCATGATACTCATAAAAAATTATCACTTGGTAGCACCACCTGAAATATTTATTCTTCTTGCTTTAtatttgaattctaaaatctATCCAGTTTGATGCTTTCTTCATGTTTGCATGTGTTTAGTTTTCTAGGGGAGGAAGCtcttgttttttgttttttatatGTGACTTACTAAACAAATCTTTTGTTACTTATCATGAACAGGCAGCTAACATTGAACCTGAGGGCTCTGCCTTGCATGACAGTGAATACCAACTAACAAAGAATGGATTTTCAAATCTAGGGCGTGGAAAATATAGTGGTACCATACTACCATTTTCTTATATGCTACTTATGCTTGTCGTTTCATATTTTTTTGATGTATTATCTACTATATGCCGTGACatttattttctcttttgatgTGGTAAGCATATGCTTCGATTTCGGAATCTTTAGTGTCTTGACAGTGATCATAGGGGCCTATTCATCTGTCTTATATCAACATGAAGAATGTTGCTAACATCATATTGATCCAAAAACTCGTTTTGAGTTTTTGAAAGTATCTACTATTTGTTAGACGATATAGTTTAAGAGTTTAATTTTTATGCACCGTAAGTATAAATTTTTTTATACGGTCAATGCTTCACAACCACTCATGTGTTACTTTACTTTAGATGTTGAAATAAAAGTCAAATAATATTTAAGATCTAATTGTTACGAAAATCTGACAATATATACACTGCGAGTGCATATGAAGAGGCTTTCTATAATGGACTTTCAAATAATGTCTAAAGATCTCTAATCTCTGTGcagtttttttattattattattataattatagTAGAAATATCACGAAAGATTCAAATGTAAATGGCGTGTTTGATACATGTAACCAATCTCATTTAGTGAGATAATGCTTCGTTGTTGTTAATGGAAACTTAAGGTAGATACCTATAATTCATTTATTTCAGAAATCCAATTGATGGCCTATGAATGTTGGTTTCTTCTGTAAAATTATAGTTTACCTGTATGCAAATCAGTGTATCTCTTCTTTGGATGCTGTATGTATCTTTTAGTAAATTTATATACAGTCTGCAACCTTTTATTATATGATCCTATTCTTTCAATATTCACTACTTATTTTTCACATATGCTTTCGACTCTCAGAATGCAGTACAACAGAATCATCCGATGATATTGAAAAACATGAGGTAGAAGAAGTGTCTGAAGAAGATGAAATATCATATTATGATAGTAGAGACTATTTTACAGAATCTGGTTTTAGGTGTGGGTCAAATACTCTGGATCAAGTGAACATGTCCGGGGCAGCTAATAGACAATGCCTTGATGTGGAAAACAGTCATTTTGAACCAATGATATATGATTATGGGTATCCTCAGATTACAAGGCGAAAAAAGCTTCCAGATCCGGTTGAAAAGGAGAAGGGCGTTAGTCTTTGGTCAATGATCAAAGACAATGTGGGCAAAGATCTCACACGTGTTTGCCTTCCTGTGTACTTTAATGAGCCAATCTCATCCCTTCAGAAATGTTTCGAGGATTTGGAGTATTCTTATCTTTTAGATAGAGCTTATGAGCATGGAAAATCGGTAATATATACAATATTGCTGTATTCTTTCATTAACTTCTCTTGCAACGTAAACAAAACAAGTTTTAGTACTTAATAGTACAGAATTTAATCTATATATATTCTCCATTAACTAACAAATTTTTTTAGTCGTTTGATTGGAAATATTGGTAAACTTATACCTGATTATCTTGGAGAGTTTTGTTTATGATGTTACATGTCTGATTTTAATAAGTTAAATGCAACAACTATATTTGTACTTCAGTTTTAATGGAAGAATGATAATTGTAGTCAACCATGTCATTTGTTTTCTGCTTGTATTTGCTTGTGTTGTGACTTCTCTTTGATCAATTAATATGAATGCATAGAGTTTTGTTTATAGGAGTTTGTACTAACAATTTGGCATCATTTAGTAACTTTTTAAGTTTTCCTTAATTTAGATAAAAGACGGCATCATTTAATGCTCTTGAGTGTGACACTTCAACCCTTTGAATTGTATTTTCAGGGAAACAGCCTCCTTCGAGCACTGAATGTTGCCGCCTTTGCTGTTTCGGGATATGCATCGTCCGAAGGCCGGCTTTGTAAGCCTTTTAATCCCTTGTTAGGGGAAACTTACGAAGCCGATTTTCCTGACAAAGGAGTTCGCTTCTTTTCTGAGAAGGTTAGTACCTTATGATTTCCTGAAGAGATTTGACTGAGATATGCTAGTAGTGTTCTTAACTTGGGATAAAACTGGTTTCATATTAGTGGATTATTATCTAGTTTTGGTTTGGATATCTATGATGAAATCTGGAGGGTGAGCATTATCACAACGGTAAGACCCCACATATATCTACTTCTCCTGATCTCATTTGGTGGGAGTAAGAGGTGAGATAATTTAGGCCGGCGACCACTACACAGAAACATATGGCCCAGCATGGCCTGGTCTATTTAGCATAATCTCAAGTTTAAGCTTTTCTAAAAGTCATTTAAATTTAATAGGTCAGACTTGGGCTGGTAAAAAAATCTATTAGTGAGGTTTTCAACAAATTTGCTTTCATAAGACATATTTAACAAGTTACAAGCTTTATAAAAGTTTTATTTTTGAATATATAAACTTGTTAATTTGTGTGAAACAGGTTAGTCACCATCCAACTGTGGTTGCCTGCCATTGTGAAGGTAGAGGATGGAGGTTTTGGGCAGACAGTAACATTCATTCAAAATTTTGGGGAAGGTCGATTCAGCTTGACCCTGTTGGAGTTCTGACACTTGAATTTGATGATGGTGAAATATTTCAGTGGAGCAAGGTATAAATCGTCAAATGACTTTATTTGGGTGTGGACTATTATACCATAAACTATTGCTACAATAATTGCTGTTGTTTCTCTTATAGGTTACTACTACAATTTATAATCTTATCCTTGGTAAATTATATTGTGGTCATCATGGGAATATGGAAATCCGTGGTAATCGCCAATATTCATGCAGGCTCAAGTTCAAAGAGCAGACCATTCTTGACCGAAATCCTCGCCAGGTAAGAGGTTCTTCCAGTACTTTATGACAACATTACAGTCTGATCTTTTGTTTCTAAGCCATTTATTTATTACTAACCCAGTTTGTCTCTTAGTTCAATTTTTTGATTAACTTTCCTGCTACATATGTTTTAGGGTCAATTACACTCCCTTCACTTTGAGAGcaaattcagttaaaataatcTAATTTCTTTAAATTTACACTTCTATCCTTTTAATTTTCCTTTCTGAGATACAGTATATATATTATTCTATATCCTTTGCAATTTATTTCAAATGAGTCATTTAATGGTAGAGAACACTTCCACCCTCTATTGTTCTATTAATATATTACCGGAAATCCATTTATTTGACCTCACATCATTTTctatatatttattaatttttttaattgaatttaaattTCCCGAGTAATTTTACCGGTACCTAACTTTTCCTATGACTAAAGGTTTCTCTTATATTTTTATTCTCTCTTTTAACAATTTCAAATTTGATTGATAACTAATTTTGAACACTTAAATTTTTTATTTGAAGACTTTGGAAGTTAAATTGAAATGTTATGTTCCCACATGTTATCGATTTTGAAGCAGAATCTTTATTTTACCTTTTATAATTTTATTGTTAAATGTTTGATAATAGAGACAATTATCTGTTAATGATACCAAGGGCCAACAAGAAGAGCATAAAAAGTTTGACTGTATTTAAATAAAAGTGCAATGTGTATTTATTTTTCAAGAATGATTCTAGACGTCTTTCAGAATACACGTGTGTAATTTTCTAGTATTTACTTTGTTTTGGATATTCTTTTGGCAATGGCATGTGGCTACATTCCAAATTTCTGAAGGAAACTTATCTTTTATGCTCTTTCTTCTAATTAGGTAAATGGGTTTGTTGAAGATACAATGGGTAAAAAAGCAGCCACAATATTTGGCAAGTGGGATGACAGCATATATTATTTTGATGGTGATGTGAATGTCAAGCCTAAAGATTATACTTCGTCCAGTGGAGCATTGTTGTGGAAAAGGACTAAGCCACCCCCAAATCTCACCCGTTACAATTTGACATCATTTGCCATAACACTAAATGAGCTTACACCAGGATTAAAGGTATAATGAGGTATTGAATAGTTATTCAATGTAGGTTTTCATTTTCCTTCTGATGCATCTCTAATCCTTCATTATAGCCTTTTCTGATGTATTTGATCACTGATTAAAGGAGAAGCTTCCGCCCACGGATTCCAGGCTGAGACCTGATCAGCGGCACTTAGAGAATGGGGAATACGAGAAAGCTAATATGGAGAAACAAAGGTTGGAAAAGAGGCAAAGAATGGTATGTTACTTTTATGATATTTGTCTTGTTTATTACTTTTATGCTCTTTTTACCGTCTCAACGCTGTTTCATTATCAATGATGTTTTGTTAATTTTTACACTGATGGTCGCaatacttttttttcttttttgtaaAATTTCTTGAACATTTATTTGGATGATTTGCTTTGTATACAGTCAAGGAAAATGCAAGAGAATGGTTGGGAGCCAAGGTGGTTTCGCAAAGAAGGTGAAACTGGAACATTTCTATATACAGGCGGATATTGGGAAGCAAGAGCTGTAGGAACATGGGATGGATGCCCAAACATATTTGGTGAATTTCAAGAAAGCATCGTTGAAACCTTATGATGCATCTTGATTTTTGTTCAGGTAAAGTAATGTAGTACATACATGATGGATACTACACTAACCTTAAAAAGGTTGATACTTTTCCCTATGCAATTGAATTTACTACTACACACTGAAGGCACCTCCTTGACTTTTTAAATGTGTTTGAAATCATGACGTGTAAGACAAAATCACTTTGTTGCCACTTTCCACTGTGAGTGCATGTTTGGTATCACATTGAGTTTGTTGAAACCATAATAGCATATCTTGAAccgttttattttattttattttatttaatcaAATATCAGTATATACTAGACAATGACATATACTGATACTATTGCAGATGGATTCTCTGAATGCAAATTAATTAGTCTGTGGAGGGTTTATCTTAAGCGTTCTTGCATGGCCAATACTTTTTTTATTGAATGGACGAGATAGCAGCCATTTGGTGGTATATTTAAAAATGAGGCTCTTTGCAGCTCTGGTTGGAAAGATTTTGTTGAATGACCTTTGTGTAATGACACAAACAATAAAGGGAGTAGAGAAAAAGTAAAACAAGCAATATTATATCTCAAAGTTGCTTGTGGAATTAAATGGGATCAATTGTCTATGGCTGC includes:
- the LOC127074148 gene encoding oxysterol-binding protein-related protein 2A isoform X1, coding for MRVKEMHPLCCISLESPGIGSHSPEPDAAALSRTRSLPACGSDRICRRGSEATVAGVLYKWTNYGKGWRSRWFLLRNGVLSYAKIRSPENLNLFSPIDDVRLIGDVTANRLARMDRDAGNAVRRKNHKPSSSSSSPPTVVHLKISSFRESKSDDRKFYIFTATKTLHLRTDSRKDRVAWIQALVSTRSLYPLSGHHLFLAPYHISVSTEKLKKRLVEEGSGENLVKECEQIMLAEFSELQEQLKILCQERSSLFDTIRQLEAANIEPEGSALHDSEYQLTKNGFSNLGRGKYSECSTTESSDDIEKHEVEEVSEEDEISYYDSRDYFTESGFRCGSNTLDQVNMSGAANRQCLDVENSHFEPMIYDYGYPQITRRKKLPDPVEKEKGVSLWSMIKDNVGKDLTRVCLPVYFNEPISSLQKCFEDLEYSYLLDRAYEHGKSGNSLLRALNVAAFAVSGYASSEGRLCKPFNPLLGETYEADFPDKGVRFFSEKVSHHPTVVACHCEGRGWRFWADSNIHSKFWGRSIQLDPVGVLTLEFDDGEIFQWSKVTTTIYNLILGKLYCGHHGNMEIRGNRQYSCRLKFKEQTILDRNPRQVNGFVEDTMGKKAATIFGKWDDSIYYFDGDVNVKPKDYTSSSGALLWKRTKPPPNLTRYNLTSFAITLNELTPGLKEKLPPTDSRLRPDQRHLENGEYEKANMEKQRLEKRQRMSRKMQENGWEPRWFRKEGETGTFLYTGGYWEARAVGTWDGCPNIFGEFQESIVETL
- the LOC127074148 gene encoding oxysterol-binding protein-related protein 2A isoform X2; protein product: MLAEFSELQEQLKILCQERSSLFDTIRQLEAANIEPEGSALHDSEYQLTKNGFSNLGRGKYSECSTTESSDDIEKHEVEEVSEEDEISYYDSRDYFTESGFRCGSNTLDQVNMSGAANRQCLDVENSHFEPMIYDYGYPQITRRKKLPDPVEKEKGVSLWSMIKDNVGKDLTRVCLPVYFNEPISSLQKCFEDLEYSYLLDRAYEHGKSGNSLLRALNVAAFAVSGYASSEGRLCKPFNPLLGETYEADFPDKGVRFFSEKVSHHPTVVACHCEGRGWRFWADSNIHSKFWGRSIQLDPVGVLTLEFDDGEIFQWSKVTTTIYNLILGKLYCGHHGNMEIRGNRQYSCRLKFKEQTILDRNPRQVNGFVEDTMGKKAATIFGKWDDSIYYFDGDVNVKPKDYTSSSGALLWKRTKPPPNLTRYNLTSFAITLNELTPGLKEKLPPTDSRLRPDQRHLENGEYEKANMEKQRLEKRQRMSRKMQENGWEPRWFRKEGETGTFLYTGGYWEARAVGTWDGCPNIFGEFQESIVETL